From one Variovorax sp. PBL-H6 genomic stretch:
- the lpxD gene encoding UDP-3-O-(3-hydroxymyristoyl)glucosamine N-acyltransferase, with protein sequence MALRLGAIVEALGGELQGDPAFTIERLAPLATAQADALSFLSHPKYQKELAASKAGCVIVSPAMREVAARRGAFILTPDPYLYFARLTQMWKQAHARPAGARIHPSAVIDPEAHIDPSARIGALCVIERGARIGAQTVLKSRVTVSEDCIVGARCLLHAGVVIGADGFGLAPHEGTWVKIEQLGAVRIGDDVEVGANTCIDRGALEDTVIEDGVKLDNLIQIGHNVRVGRNTAMAGCVGVAGSADIGANCTIGGGAIVLGHLKMADGVHISAATVVTRSILKPGQYTGMFPIDDNAAWERNAATLKQLHALRERLKALEKSAMQDKQS encoded by the coding sequence GTGGCACTGCGGCTAGGCGCAATCGTTGAAGCCCTCGGCGGCGAACTGCAGGGCGATCCTGCGTTCACCATCGAGCGCCTCGCACCGCTGGCGACCGCACAGGCAGATGCGCTCAGCTTCCTGAGCCATCCCAAGTACCAGAAGGAGCTTGCGGCCTCCAAGGCCGGCTGCGTCATCGTGTCGCCCGCGATGCGGGAGGTCGCAGCGCGTCGTGGTGCGTTCATCCTGACGCCCGATCCCTACCTTTACTTCGCTCGCTTGACGCAGATGTGGAAGCAGGCCCATGCCAGGCCGGCGGGGGCGCGCATCCACCCCAGCGCGGTGATCGACCCCGAGGCACACATCGACCCGAGTGCCCGCATCGGCGCGCTGTGCGTGATCGAGCGGGGTGCGCGCATCGGCGCGCAGACCGTGCTGAAGTCCAGGGTGACGGTGAGCGAAGACTGCATCGTCGGCGCGCGCTGCCTGCTGCACGCCGGCGTGGTGATCGGCGCTGATGGCTTCGGGCTCGCGCCGCACGAGGGCACCTGGGTCAAAATCGAGCAGTTGGGCGCGGTGCGCATTGGCGATGACGTGGAGGTCGGCGCCAACACCTGCATCGACCGCGGCGCGCTCGAGGACACGGTCATCGAGGATGGCGTCAAGCTCGACAACCTGATCCAGATCGGACACAACGTGCGCGTGGGCCGGAACACCGCCATGGCAGGGTGCGTCGGCGTGGCGGGCAGCGCCGATATCGGCGCGAATTGCACGATTGGCGGCGGCGCGATCGTGCTGGGACATCTGAAGATGGCGGACGGCGTCCACATCTCGGCAGCAACGGTGGTCACGCGCTCCATTCTCAAGCCGGGCCAGTACACCGGCATGTTTCCCATCGACGACAATGCCGCCTGGGAGAGAAACGCCGCTACCCTCAAACAACTGCACGCCCTGCGGGAACGCCTCAAGGCGTTGGAAAAATCGGCGATGCAGGACAAGCAATCATGA
- a CDS encoding OmpH family outer membrane protein → MTPLLRAAGALLIPAFALVGTPALAQETFRIGFVNPDRVLREAQPAKAAQAKLESEFLKREKELQTQGEALKAASERFEREAPTLSESQRTSRQRALVDQDRDFQRRRREFQEDLNARKNEELQQVYERANRVVKQVAEAEKYDAILQEAIYINPKHDITEKVIKALNASVGNGK, encoded by the coding sequence ATGACTCCCTTGCTTCGCGCCGCCGGTGCGCTGCTGATCCCCGCTTTCGCGCTCGTGGGCACACCCGCGCTGGCGCAGGAAACCTTCCGCATCGGCTTCGTCAATCCCGATCGCGTGCTGCGCGAGGCACAACCTGCCAAGGCGGCCCAGGCGAAACTCGAATCGGAATTCCTGAAGCGCGAGAAGGAACTGCAGACGCAGGGCGAGGCGCTCAAGGCCGCCTCCGAGAGGTTCGAGCGCGAGGCGCCGACCTTGTCGGAGAGCCAGCGCACCTCCCGCCAGCGCGCCCTTGTCGACCAGGACCGCGACTTCCAACGTCGCCGCCGCGAATTCCAGGAAGACCTCAACGCGCGCAAGAACGAAGAACTGCAGCAGGTTTACGAGCGCGCCAACCGCGTGGTCAAGCAGGTGGCCGAGGCCGAGAAGTACGATGCGATCCTGCAGGAAGCGATCTACATCAATCCCAAGCACGACATCACCGAAAAGGTGATCAAGGCGCTGAACGCGTCCGTTGGCAACGGCAAGTGA
- the bamA gene encoding outer membrane protein assembly factor BamA, whose protein sequence is MNNKFSRFRLRSVSMLVVSALSATAAWAIDPFTVRDIRVEGLQRVEPGTIFASLPLRVGDTYSDERGSAAIRALFDLGLFKDVRIDVSGNVLVVIVEERPTIAEVDFVGTKEFDKAALQKALRDVGLADGRPYDKALADRAEQELKRQYISRSLYNAQVVTTVTPIERNRVNLTFTVTEGEPARIREVHIVGNKDFSEGTLLDLFDQDAGGWMSWYTKSNQYSRAKLNADLETLRSYYITRGYLEFRIDSTQVAISPDRQDLSITVNITEGEKFAVAGVKLEGNYLGRDDEFKSLITIRPGEPYNGEQVSETTKAFTDYFGTFGYAFARVQAEPEIDRTNNRVSLTLKAEPSRRVYVRRVAIGGNNKTRDEVVRREFRQYEASWYDGDKIKLSRDRVDRLGFFTDVNVETQEVPGSPDQVDLAINVTEKPTGTLQLGAGFSSAEKVSFTFGIAQENVFGSGNYLGLQVNTSKYARTLSLTTTDPYFTKDGISRSFSLYHTTTRPYYSVDGDYRLVNEGGTIRFGVPFSEVDTIFFGIGLERYRFDPGGNVAYLTPQSYRNYFGCPTTNGIVTACANDSVWGVPLTVGWSRDDRDSALVPTRGRLQRANLEIGAGGDMKYWKSNYSYQQFFPITKQYTFAINGEVGYAKPIGNKPYPIFKNFYAGGLGSVRGFEQNSLGPRDVPLYGQTEGAALGGTKKAIFNMELSTPFPGAGNDRTLRLYGFFDVGNVFAEHRDPTMSDAQWKAQQKLRASVGVGVSWISPLGPLRLAYAFPVRQQKEDFTDPLHPIPKDRIQRLQFQIGTSF, encoded by the coding sequence ATGAATAACAAATTCAGTCGCTTTCGCCTGCGCAGCGTTTCCATGCTGGTTGTCAGCGCGCTCTCGGCTACTGCCGCCTGGGCGATCGACCCCTTCACGGTGCGCGACATCCGGGTCGAAGGCCTCCAGCGCGTTGAGCCTGGCACCATCTTCGCCTCGCTGCCGCTCCGAGTCGGCGACACATACAGCGACGAGCGGGGCTCGGCCGCCATCCGCGCGCTGTTCGACCTGGGTCTCTTCAAGGACGTGCGCATCGACGTCAGCGGCAACGTCCTCGTCGTCATCGTCGAGGAGCGTCCAACCATTGCCGAGGTCGACTTCGTCGGCACCAAGGAGTTCGACAAGGCCGCCTTGCAAAAGGCGCTGCGCGACGTCGGTCTGGCCGACGGCCGTCCCTACGACAAGGCGTTGGCCGACCGGGCTGAGCAGGAGCTCAAGCGCCAGTACATCAGCCGCAGCCTCTACAACGCCCAGGTCGTGACGACCGTAACTCCGATCGAGCGCAATCGCGTCAATCTCACCTTCACAGTCACCGAAGGTGAGCCCGCGCGCATCCGCGAGGTTCATATCGTGGGCAACAAGGACTTCAGCGAGGGCACCCTGCTCGATCTATTCGATCAGGACGCAGGCGGCTGGATGAGCTGGTACACCAAGAGCAACCAGTACTCCCGCGCCAAGCTCAATGCCGACCTGGAGACCCTGCGCTCCTACTACATCACCCGTGGCTACCTTGAGTTCCGCATCGACTCGACCCAGGTGGCCATCTCCCCGGACCGCCAGGACCTGAGCATCACCGTCAACATCACGGAGGGTGAGAAGTTCGCGGTGGCCGGCGTCAAGCTCGAGGGCAACTACCTGGGACGCGACGACGAGTTCAAGTCCCTGATCACCATCCGGCCGGGCGAGCCTTACAACGGCGAGCAGGTCAGCGAGACCACCAAGGCGTTCACCGACTACTTCGGCACCTTCGGCTACGCGTTCGCGCGGGTGCAGGCGGAGCCGGAGATCGACCGCACGAACAACCGGGTGAGCCTGACCCTGAAGGCGGAGCCCTCGCGGCGGGTCTATGTGCGGCGGGTGGCTATCGGCGGCAACAACAAGACGCGCGACGAGGTGGTCCGGCGGGAGTTCCGCCAGTACGAGGCCTCCTGGTACGACGGCGACAAGATCAAGCTGTCGCGCGACCGAGTGGACCGCCTGGGCTTCTTCACCGATGTGAACGTGGAGACGCAGGAGGTTCCGGGCTCGCCGGACCAGGTGGATCTGGCGATCAACGTCACGGAGAAGCCCACTGGAACGCTGCAATTGGGCGCGGGCTTCTCGAGTGCCGAGAAGGTGTCCTTCACCTTCGGCATCGCGCAGGAGAACGTCTTCGGCTCGGGCAACTACCTGGGCCTGCAGGTCAATACCAGCAAGTACGCCCGCACGCTCTCGCTCACGACGACCGATCCGTACTTCACGAAAGACGGCATCTCCCGCAGCTTCAGCCTCTATCACACTACCACGCGGCCTTATTACAGTGTCGATGGCGACTACCGGCTGGTCAACGAAGGCGGCACGATCCGCTTCGGCGTGCCGTTCAGCGAGGTCGACACCATCTTCTTCGGCATCGGCCTGGAGCGCTATCGCTTCGATCCGGGGGGCAATGTCGCCTACCTGACGCCGCAGTCCTACCGTAACTATTTTGGTTGCCCTACCACGAACGGTATTGTCACGGCATGCGCCAACGATAGCGTTTGGGGCGTCCCGCTGACCGTGGGCTGGTCGCGGGACGACCGCGACAGCGCGCTGGTGCCGACCCGCGGCAGGCTGCAGCGCGCCAACCTCGAGATCGGCGCCGGTGGCGACATGAAGTACTGGAAGTCGAACTATTCGTACCAGCAGTTCTTCCCCATCACCAAGCAGTACACCTTCGCAATCAATGGCGAAGTGGGTTACGCCAAGCCCATCGGCAACAAGCCCTATCCGATCTTCAAGAACTTCTATGCCGGCGGCCTCGGCTCGGTGCGCGGCTTCGAGCAGAACTCGCTGGGCCCGCGCGACGTGCCGCTCTACGGGCAAACCGAAGGCGCGGCGCTCGGCGGTACCAAGAAGGCTATCTTCAACATGGAGCTCAGCACGCCTTTCCCGGGCGCCGGCAACGATCGCACGCTGCGGCTCTACGGCTTCTTCGACGTCGGCAACGTGTTTGCAGAACACCGCGACCCGACCATGAGCGATGCGCAATGGAAGGCGCAGCAGAAGCTGCGCGCCTCGGTCGGCGTTGGCGTCAGCTGGATCTCGCCGCTCGGCCCTCTGCGCCTGGCCTACGCATTCCCAGTCCGGCAGCAGAAGGAAGACTTCACCGACCCATTGCATCCCATCCCGAAGGATAGAATCCAACGCCTGCAATTCCAGATCGGAACCTCCTTCTAA
- the rseP gene encoding RIP metalloprotease RseP, whose amino-acid sequence MLTVVAFIVALALLIAVHEYGHYRVAVACGVKVLRFSIGFGHTLFSWKPRRQHPGQDTEFVIAAFPLGGYVKMLDEREGPVMAEERHRAFNTQPLRSRAAIVAAGPIANLLLAVVLYTAVNWIGVEEPVARLARPVAASLADQAGLRGGEHVVRAGFDGELESVQSFEDLRWRITRGALDGRDLMLEIAGEGGRPAREIVLPLSRVGARDADAQMFRRIGVVAPLTRPEIGELMAGGAAERSGLRSGDLVNAVGPTAIVDGQQLREVIRGSVDAGQPRTQVWQVERGGRSVRIEVTPEVRDEGGNKVGRVGAYVGSPPEMVTVRQGVIDGVWRGVVRTWEVSALTVRMMGKMLIGEASIKNLSGPLTIADYAGKSASLGLTQYLVFLALISVSLGVLNLMPLPVLDGGHLMYYLWEGLTGRSVSDAWMERLQRGGVALLLVMMSIAIFNDVTRLFG is encoded by the coding sequence ATGCTCACCGTCGTCGCCTTCATCGTCGCCCTGGCTCTGTTGATCGCCGTCCACGAGTACGGCCATTACCGCGTTGCGGTGGCCTGCGGCGTCAAGGTGTTGCGCTTCTCCATCGGCTTCGGCCATACGCTCTTCAGCTGGAAGCCCAGGCGGCAGCATCCTGGTCAGGACACGGAGTTCGTGATTGCGGCTTTCCCTCTAGGCGGCTACGTGAAGATGCTTGACGAGCGCGAGGGGCCTGTGATGGCTGAGGAGCGCCACCGAGCCTTCAACACCCAGCCGCTGCGATCGCGTGCAGCCATCGTGGCCGCGGGGCCGATCGCCAACCTGCTGTTAGCCGTGGTGCTCTACACGGCGGTCAACTGGATCGGCGTCGAGGAGCCCGTCGCGAGGCTCGCGCGTCCTGTGGCTGCCTCGCTGGCGGACCAGGCAGGCCTGCGCGGGGGCGAGCATGTCGTTCGCGCTGGCTTCGATGGCGAGCTCGAGTCGGTGCAGTCTTTCGAAGACCTGCGCTGGCGCATCACGCGCGGCGCGCTCGACGGCCGCGACCTCATGCTCGAGATTGCGGGGGAGGGCGGACGGCCCGCTCGCGAGATCGTGCTGCCGCTCAGCCGCGTCGGCGCCAGGGACGCGGATGCGCAGATGTTCCGCAGGATCGGCGTTGTCGCGCCGCTGACCCGTCCCGAGATCGGCGAACTGATGGCGGGCGGTGCGGCCGAGCGCTCCGGTCTGCGCAGCGGAGACTTGGTGAACGCGGTGGGGCCCACTGCCATCGTCGACGGCCAGCAATTGCGGGAGGTGATCCGCGGCTCGGTCGATGCCGGCCAGCCGCGCACCCAGGTCTGGCAAGTCGAGCGCGGCGGCCGATCGGTGCGTATCGAGGTCACGCCCGAGGTGCGCGACGAGGGCGGAAACAAGGTCGGTCGTGTCGGTGCCTACGTGGGGTCGCCACCGGAGATGGTGACGGTGCGGCAGGGCGTGATCGACGGCGTCTGGCGCGGCGTGGTGCGCACCTGGGAGGTGTCGGCGCTCACCGTGCGCATGATGGGCAAGATGTTGATCGGCGAGGCTTCGATCAAGAACCTGAGCGGCCCGTTGACCATCGCGGACTATGCAGGCAAGTCCGCCAGCCTGGGACTGACGCAGTACCTGGTGTTTCTCGCCCTCATCAGCGTGAGTCTCGGCGTGCTGAACCTCATGCCGCTCCCGGTCCTCGATGGAGGGCACCTGATGTATTATCTTTGGGAGGGCCTGACCGGCAGGAGCGTCTCCGATGCTTGGATGGAACGGCTCCAGCGCGGCGGTGTCGCGCTGCTGCTGGTCATGATGTCGATTGCCATCTTCAACGATGTGACTCGACTCTTTGGTTAA
- the ispC gene encoding 1-deoxy-D-xylulose-5-phosphate reductoisomerase, translating to MKRQRITVLGSTGSVGASTLDVIGRHPERFEVFALSASTKVDEMLAQCQRFAPKFAVMASDLHARLLVDKLRHNGVRTEVLQGAGAIESIASHEDCDAVMAAIVGAAGLGPCLAAARAGKRLLLANKEALVVGGELFMRTVREGGATLLPIDSEHSAIFQSLPEDPTTWPRRIDKIILTASGGPFRTRSPETLATVTPEQACAHPNWVMGRKISVDSATMMNKALEVIEARHLFGVAPEQIEVVIHPQSVVHSMVQFTDASVIAQLGTPDMRVPIAVGLAWPERIESGAAQLDFRQLAALTFDAPDAQLFPGLALAWHALRAAPGTTAVLNAANEVAVDAFLQHRLRFDRIHAVNMETLEAVLPSNPASLADLLALDASARAAADAAALRFAA from the coding sequence ATGAAACGACAACGCATCACCGTCCTCGGTTCAACGGGCTCGGTCGGTGCGAGCACGCTCGACGTCATCGGCCGGCATCCCGAGCGCTTCGAGGTGTTCGCCCTGTCGGCGTCCACCAAGGTCGACGAGATGCTGGCCCAGTGCCAACGCTTCGCGCCGAAGTTCGCCGTCATGGCGAGCGACCTGCATGCCCGGCTGTTGGTCGACAAGCTCCGGCACAACGGAGTGCGCACAGAGGTGCTGCAGGGTGCGGGCGCGATCGAGTCCATTGCCTCTCACGAGGACTGCGATGCGGTGATGGCGGCCATCGTGGGCGCCGCCGGCCTCGGCCCCTGCCTGGCCGCCGCCCGGGCCGGCAAGCGATTGTTGCTGGCGAACAAAGAGGCCCTGGTGGTCGGCGGCGAGCTCTTCATGCGCACGGTGCGCGAGGGTGGCGCGACGCTGCTGCCGATCGACAGCGAGCATTCGGCCATTTTCCAGTCTCTGCCGGAGGACCCGACCACGTGGCCGCGCCGCATCGACAAGATCATCCTGACCGCCTCCGGCGGGCCGTTCCGGACGCGATCGCCGGAGACGCTGGCGACGGTCACGCCTGAGCAGGCCTGCGCGCATCCGAACTGGGTCATGGGGCGCAAGATCTCGGTGGATTCGGCCACCATGATGAACAAGGCGCTCGAGGTGATCGAAGCGCGCCATTTATTCGGCGTCGCACCGGAGCAGATCGAGGTGGTGATTCATCCGCAAAGCGTGGTGCACTCGATGGTGCAATTCACGGATGCCTCGGTGATTGCGCAGCTCGGTACCCCCGACATGCGCGTGCCCATCGCGGTTGGACTGGCCTGGCCCGAGCGCATAGAGAGCGGCGCGGCCCAGCTCGACTTCAGGCAACTGGCAGCGCTGACCTTCGATGCACCCGATGCGCAGCTTTTCCCCGGGCTCGCGCTGGCATGGCACGCGCTGCGCGCGGCACCGGGCACGACAGCTGTGCTCAATGCAGCCAATGAGGTCGCGGTCGATGCCTTTCTGCAGCATCGCCTGCGCTTCGACCGCATCCATGCAGTGAACATGGAAACTTTGGAGGCGGTGCTGCCCTCCAACCCGGCATCGCTGGCCGACCTGCTGGCACTGGACGCCAGTGCGCGGGCGGCGGCTGATGCGGCGGCGCTGCGCTTCGCGGCCTGA
- a CDS encoding phosphatidate cytidylyltransferase, producing the protein MLKQRIITAVVLLAILLPALFYPSHVPFACVMLVLVAAGAWEWGQLNGHGPRMSLFFGAEIFALCALSWWLGLLDRSLLPVWILASAAWVLGGAALLRVAVPGWPRVPRAMRLVGGLLMLWVAWMAAVQARMVGINFLLSILVLVWVADVFAYFSGRTFGLRFTRGKLAPTISPGKSWEGVWGGMLGVIVLALGWVWADAAVRPAVVSLYTRLAERGWWLLLIGVIFLAAMSVVGDLVESLIKRSAGAKDSSALLPGHGGVLDRVDALLPTLPIAMMLAFL; encoded by the coding sequence ATGCTCAAGCAACGCATCATCACTGCGGTCGTTCTGCTGGCGATATTGCTGCCGGCGCTGTTCTATCCCTCTCACGTGCCTTTCGCCTGCGTGATGCTGGTGCTGGTCGCCGCCGGCGCCTGGGAATGGGGACAGCTCAACGGCCACGGTCCGCGCATGTCGCTGTTCTTCGGTGCGGAAATCTTCGCACTGTGTGCGCTGTCCTGGTGGCTGGGACTGCTCGACCGATCGCTGCTACCTGTGTGGATCCTTGCGAGTGCGGCTTGGGTTCTGGGCGGAGCCGCCTTGTTGCGCGTCGCAGTACCGGGCTGGCCGCGGGTGCCCCGGGCCATGCGCCTCGTGGGCGGTCTGCTGATGCTGTGGGTGGCCTGGATGGCCGCAGTCCAGGCCCGCATGGTCGGCATCAACTTTCTTCTCTCGATCCTCGTGCTGGTTTGGGTGGCTGACGTCTTCGCCTACTTCTCAGGCCGGACCTTCGGGCTGCGCTTCACCCGAGGAAAGCTGGCGCCGACCATCAGCCCCGGCAAGAGCTGGGAGGGCGTGTGGGGCGGCATGCTCGGGGTGATCGTGCTGGCCTTGGGCTGGGTCTGGGCCGACGCGGCCGTGCGACCTGCGGTGGTCAGCCTCTATACACGGCTCGCGGAGCGCGGCTGGTGGCTGCTCTTGATCGGCGTGATCTTCCTCGCCGCGATGAGCGTGGTGGGCGACCTGGTCGAATCACTGATCAAGCGCAGCGCCGGCGCCAAGGACAGCAGCGCGCTGCTGCCAGGCCATGGTGGCGTGCTCGACCGGGTCGATGCGCTGCTGCCGACACTCCCCATTGCCATGATGCTGGCTTTTCTGTGA
- the uppS gene encoding polyprenyl diphosphate synthase: MSNPTVVVPHHIAIVMDGNGRWATRRFLPRVAGHKQGVESLRRCVKACADRGVAVLTVFAFSSENWNRPVEEVSGLMDLMVIALGREVPKLSQDGVRLHFVGERGGLSEKIAAGLLHAEAATAHNTRLILNVCFNYGGRWDIARAAALIVARGEPLTEANLDSAMALSHVADPDLFIRTGGEQRLSNFLLWQSAYAELFFSDRLWPEFDEAALDEAIEAFRRRERRFGQTSAQLAGDMRRDPQAA; encoded by the coding sequence ATGAGCAATCCAACCGTCGTCGTGCCCCATCACATCGCCATCGTCATGGATGGGAATGGCCGCTGGGCCACGCGTCGTTTCCTGCCGCGCGTCGCCGGCCACAAGCAGGGCGTCGAGTCGCTACGCCGCTGCGTCAAGGCCTGCGCCGACCGCGGTGTCGCGGTATTGACTGTATTCGCCTTCTCCTCCGAGAACTGGAACCGCCCGGTGGAGGAGGTGTCGGGGCTGATGGACTTGATGGTCATCGCGCTTGGCCGGGAGGTCCCGAAGCTGAGCCAGGACGGCGTTCGCCTCCATTTCGTCGGCGAGCGCGGTGGTCTGTCCGAAAAGATCGCGGCCGGGCTGCTGCACGCGGAGGCCGCCACCGCCCACAACACGCGGCTGATCCTCAACGTATGTTTCAACTATGGCGGACGCTGGGACATCGCCCGCGCCGCAGCCCTGATCGTCGCGCGAGGCGAACCGCTGACCGAGGCCAACCTCGACTCAGCGATGGCGCTGTCGCACGTTGCCGATCCCGACCTCTTCATCCGTACCGGCGGTGAGCAGCGGCTGTCGAATTTTCTGCTTTGGCAGAGTGCCTACGCCGAGCTCTTCTTCAGCGATCGCCTCTGGCCCGAGTTCGACGAGGCTGCGCTGGACGAGGCCATCGAAGCGTTCCGGCGCCGCGAGCGCCGCTTCGGTCAGACCTCTGCGCAGCTGGCAGGCGACATGCGGCGCGACCCGCAGGCCGCCTGA
- the frr gene encoding ribosome recycling factor gives MTIADIRSATDAKMNQSIAAFQNNLTKIRTGRANPALLDSLHVEYYGSSVPLSQVANVSLIDSRTISVQPWEKGMGAKIEKAIRESDLGLNPASMGDLIRVPMPPMSEERRKEMTKLVRTEGENAKIATRNLRRDANDAIKKLVKEKLASEDDQKRAEAEIQKVTDRHIAEIDRLVAAKEAEIMAV, from the coding sequence CCAGTCGATCGCCGCATTCCAGAACAACCTCACGAAGATCCGCACGGGGCGCGCCAACCCCGCCCTGCTGGATTCGCTCCACGTGGAGTACTACGGCTCCTCTGTGCCGCTGTCGCAGGTGGCAAACGTGTCGCTGATCGACTCCCGCACCATCAGCGTCCAGCCCTGGGAAAAGGGCATGGGCGCCAAGATCGAGAAGGCCATCCGCGAGAGCGACCTCGGACTGAACCCGGCGTCGATGGGCGACCTGATCCGCGTACCGATGCCCCCGATGAGCGAGGAACGCCGCAAGGAGATGACCAAGCTGGTTAGAACCGAAGGCGAGAACGCCAAGATCGCCACGCGCAACCTGCGCCGTGATGCCAACGATGCGATCAAGAAACTCGTCAAGGAGAAGCTGGCGTCAGAAGACGACCAGAAGCGCGCCGAGGCCGAGATCCAGAAGGTAACCGACCGCCACATCGCGGAGATCGACCGCCTGGTGGCCGCCAAAGAGGCCGAGATCATGGCCGTCTGA